A genomic region of Leptotrichia hofstadii contains the following coding sequences:
- a CDS encoding Txe/YoeB family addiction module toxin, which produces MNINWNSEAWKEYVDWQSKDKKVIKKINEIIKDIQRNGNEGIGKAEALKHELSGYWSRRITDKHRFIYKLTENEVIIIACAIHYK; this is translated from the coding sequence ATGAACATAAATTGGAATAGTGAAGCATGGAAGGAATATGTAGACTGGCAATCAAAAGATAAAAAAGTTATAAAAAAGATAAATGAAATTATAAAGGATATTCAGAGAAATGGAAATGAAGGAATAGGTAAAGCAGAGGCTTTAAAGCATGAATTAAGTGGGTATTGGAGCAGAAGAATAACTGATAAGCACAGATTTATTTATAAATTGACTGAAAATGAAGTTATAATAATAGCTTGTGCTATTCATTACAAATAA
- a CDS encoding type II toxin-antitoxin system Phd/YefM family antitoxin, which translates to MIATNYSNIRNNFKKYCDKATRDYETIIVTRKNDENVVLMSEEEYNNLMENLYIMSNKDYYNELLKRKDEVEKGKVEKHDLIEVE; encoded by the coding sequence ATGATAGCTACAAATTATTCTAATATTAGAAATAATTTTAAAAAGTATTGTGATAAGGCAACAAGAGATTATGAAACAATAATTGTAACTAGAAAAAATGATGAAAATGTGGTATTAATGAGTGAAGAAGAATACAATAATCTTATGGAAAATTTGTATATTATGTCTAATAAAGATTATTATAATGAATTGTTGAAAAGAAAAGATGAGGTTGAAAAAGGGAAGGTTGAGAAACATGATTTAATTGAGGTGGAATAA
- a CDS encoding NCS2 family permease has protein sequence MGITNVQQTGGLKRLFPLLANENVNMKKEIMAGITTFLTMAYIIAVNPNILSKTGMDAGALVTATCFSAAIGCFLMGLIANLPFALASGMGLNAFFAFTVVLKGGISWQTALTAVFCEGIIFIFLTLFKVREAVVNSIPENMKHAVTGGIGVFIAFVGFSGSGLVVLNESTKVSMGHFSPAVIISFIGLILIAILDKKNVRGSILYGIVLSSLLAWGYALINPAHAKDLGIYLPSGIFKYESMMPVMGKLDFKLFTDFKTFGNLFVIVCTFLFVDFFDTVGTLVGVCSKADMLDENGNVPNVGRALMADALATTAGAALGVSTVTTYVESSTGVIAGGRTGWTAITTGFLFLISMFFSPIFISIPGCATAPALIYVGYLMLSSVKNIDLHDILEGVPSFVTITTMALTYSIGDGLTLGILSYVLINLFYNLFSKKEDRRHVSWVMVILGALFIVKLLFMS, from the coding sequence ATGGGCATCACTAATGTTCAACAAACAGGCGGACTTAAACGACTTTTCCCGCTTCTAGCAAATGAAAATGTCAATATGAAAAAGGAAATTATGGCAGGGATTACAACATTTCTTACAATGGCGTACATAATTGCTGTAAATCCAAATATTTTGTCAAAAACTGGTATGGATGCAGGGGCATTAGTTACAGCAACTTGTTTTTCAGCCGCAATTGGCTGTTTTCTTATGGGCCTTATTGCAAATCTGCCTTTCGCTCTTGCCTCAGGTATGGGATTAAACGCATTTTTTGCATTTACAGTTGTATTAAAAGGTGGTATCAGCTGGCAAACTGCTTTGACTGCTGTCTTCTGTGAAGGAATTATATTTATCTTCTTAACCCTTTTTAAAGTGCGTGAAGCCGTAGTAAATTCCATTCCAGAAAATATGAAACACGCTGTTACTGGTGGAATTGGAGTATTTATCGCATTTGTCGGCTTTTCAGGGAGTGGGCTGGTTGTTTTAAATGAATCTACCAAAGTTAGCATGGGACATTTTTCTCCAGCCGTTATTATTTCATTTATCGGATTAATTTTAATAGCAATTCTGGATAAAAAGAATGTACGTGGCTCAATTCTTTATGGAATTGTTTTAAGTTCTTTGCTGGCTTGGGGATATGCGCTTATAAATCCTGCACATGCAAAAGATTTAGGAATTTATTTACCATCTGGTATTTTTAAATATGAATCAATGATGCCTGTTATGGGAAAATTGGACTTTAAGCTATTTACAGATTTTAAAACATTTGGAAATTTATTTGTTATAGTTTGTACATTCTTATTTGTAGACTTTTTTGATACTGTCGGAACATTGGTTGGTGTATGTTCAAAAGCTGATATGTTGGATGAAAATGGAAATGTACCAAACGTAGGACGTGCTTTAATGGCAGATGCGCTTGCAACTACAGCTGGTGCCGCGCTTGGAGTTTCAACAGTTACAACTTATGTAGAAAGCTCAACAGGAGTTATCGCGGGAGGAAGAACAGGATGGACTGCCATCACAACAGGATTCCTATTCCTAATATCAATGTTTTTCTCACCAATATTTATTTCAATACCAGGATGTGCCACAGCTCCAGCCCTAATTTACGTTGGTTACCTAATGCTAAGTTCAGTTAAGAACATAGACTTGCATGATATTCTGGAAGGTGTTCCATCTTTCGTAACAATTACAACAATGGCTCTAACTTACAGTATCGGAGATGGTTTGACATTAGGAATATTATCTTACGTATTAATAAATCTATTTTACAATTTATTCTCGAAAAAAGAAGACAGAAGACATGTTTCATGGGTAATGGTTATTTTAGGGGCATTATTTATAGTTAAATTATTATTTATGTCATAA
- a CDS encoding hemolysin family protein has translation MSEGSLLLQIVIIIILTGINAFFSSAEMAIVSLNKNKLKILIEDGNKKAILLDNLLQEPSKFLSTIQVGITLAGFFASASAATGLSQYLSSALRPLNIPYSNQISMILITFLLSYITLVFGELIPKRIALRNSEKIALSSIGVVVFISKLFSPFVKFLTFSTNLVLTILKMKEDNIEEKVSKEELRSLVEVGKEHGVINETEQEMIENIIEFDEKIAREIMIPRTKVFLIDKNISIHELFENKEIGKYSRIPVYENEADNIVGVLLTKDLMMEAYKKGFDNIKVADLLQEAYFVPETKNVNELFNEMQLEKKHITILIDEYGGFSGIVTLEDLIEEVMGNIADEFDDEDLSIRQLSRNKYLISGEVSLNDLNDNFNFELESKYYDTLSGILIENLGYIPEDNENIEPITINGVVFKPQRVRNKKIEKVVMTFDKDKTEDEKAKNKSNEDE, from the coding sequence ATGTCTGAGGGCAGTTTATTATTACAGATTGTAATAATAATAATTTTAACGGGAATTAATGCTTTCTTTTCGAGTGCGGAAATGGCGATTGTTTCGTTAAATAAAAACAAATTAAAAATATTAATTGAAGATGGAAATAAAAAGGCAATTTTACTTGATAATTTGCTGCAGGAACCTAGCAAATTCCTGTCTACTATTCAGGTTGGGATTACTTTGGCAGGTTTTTTTGCGTCAGCATCGGCGGCGACTGGTTTATCGCAATATTTGTCGAGTGCATTGCGACCTTTGAATATTCCATACAGTAATCAAATTTCGATGATTTTAATAACTTTTTTGTTATCATACATCACTCTTGTTTTTGGGGAACTGATTCCAAAGAGAATTGCACTTAGAAACTCAGAAAAGATCGCTTTATCGTCAATTGGAGTTGTTGTATTTATTTCAAAGTTATTTTCTCCATTTGTAAAATTTTTGACATTTTCTACAAATTTGGTGCTTACAATCTTGAAAATGAAAGAAGACAATATCGAAGAAAAGGTTTCTAAGGAGGAACTGCGTTCACTTGTGGAAGTTGGTAAGGAACACGGTGTTATCAATGAAACTGAACAGGAAATGATTGAAAATATTATTGAATTTGATGAAAAAATTGCAAGAGAAATAATGATTCCGAGGACAAAAGTATTTTTGATTGATAAAAATATCTCAATTCATGAGCTTTTTGAAAATAAGGAAATTGGAAAATATTCACGTATTCCAGTTTATGAAAATGAAGCTGACAATATTGTTGGAGTTTTGCTAACTAAAGATTTGATGATGGAAGCCTATAAAAAAGGGTTTGATAACATAAAAGTTGCTGATTTGCTGCAAGAGGCGTATTTTGTTCCTGAAACAAAAAATGTAAATGAACTTTTTAATGAGATGCAGCTTGAGAAAAAGCACATTACTATACTGATTGATGAATATGGAGGTTTTTCGGGAATTGTTACCCTTGAAGACTTGATTGAGGAAGTCATGGGAAATATTGCCGATGAATTTGATGATGAGGACTTGTCAATCCGTCAGTTGTCACGAAATAAATATTTAATTAGTGGGGAAGTTTCGCTAAATGACTTGAATGATAACTTTAACTTTGAACTTGAATCGAAATATTATGATACTTTGAGCGGAATTTTAATTGAAAATTTAGGATATATTCCCGAAGACAACGAAAATATTGAGCCAATTACAATTAATGGTGTTGTATTCAAGCCACAGCGAGTCAGAAATAAAAAAATTGAAAAAGTTGTTATGACTTTTGACAAAGATAAAACAGAAGATGAAAAGGCTAAAAATAAATCGAATGAAGATGAATAA
- a CDS encoding autotransporter-associated N-terminal domain-containing protein yields the protein MTNNLKTLQKDLRAFAKKTKNFKYTDSAFIKFLITGMVSVASNVFSAAPDKSVKDHKLEISSSIKNLHQKVKDTKQKNSKLIKNLNLELIQLMEQGDHVTKSPWSSWQYGANYFYSGWHTNFKGKGNKTGDVIYQRDKTLRKYLAKPVSEGSSNATTLGFVYEPNAAIPINAAITPKSITKTNPNIQKLVTIASLPSFEPRVVQEPSSPIINVPNPSQPAPFNVVAVSNGNDFDSAYDDALQNQGNDDGVIEGGVAITAGNFNVERIGRTFRYNYSGYSGRADNGSLAYRDISGSRVYLPATIGTWSNLSRPSTTTIDRNGFLKMAGYRKKGDATMLSDATFVYSRREENSSTNLGEFAHLDLHGAQNITDQTAWITASSSASLAAYNDAISYLNSANPNVTAASDSQTYINAGKITMKGGNISLTNSYNHNTEGNKRAIVINTGDVAIEPLEDNGIFGKYNAIFVVSNDNWTPNQQTLYNSGQIDIWTPNSTFALIDPNITTTAVSSLSLASGLKRPVDIVNRSSSVSVHGENSTGIYLKRNVDAYLDFTDGTDMATVGNGWNPVVIYGDKSTGLFVNTSGTTVKGYFAADIGSAGQGNKAFNGTGGLANYDINRTDDANAGISEDLSNPSLTADDKAKIEENNLITKSTGIYTVAPINLTKHQIRIYDKTKGNVGIYPDGEVAVTLGAGDILLEGGTNNTGIAVKVKGSSVTSDGTVTLSKGNANMAIYTDGLSDSGKTTQVTVKNVDTSNQTENSVGVYAKDASAVDVKEKFVINSKVTSTKETAIASKAGGGLDKSTENAGGVYAAGADTKVSLASDIAAVSPAPASELVNIKITGAEIVDSKGAGTGEYAGFGLFAENGAKITTAGTSLATDGPKIEVEGGSVALASVGANSEVVVDKGTVTYDGKGYALYSKNNGKVHLTDGKLVLKGEATGFSVDASVPASAQPIKLTGSKVDMQSDNAILMSIKNATNLSTTGIAATLLGYSGLNPSDVSTSTGNNYYKLAVLDGAKINIDGTGIDKSDSTAGSDSEVFTRRLLIQNSILNVDSKVLAQLNTTQITDIDSNLAIPVGLAVSASGNSQNRSTTGVNVANGATITVDRTDSGNGGVGAYVNYGTISNDGKIEVEKTTPNDFAVGLYATNGTQVDNKSNGTIEVGGKDSIGILGLSYRIDSKGNVVYEKFGTTGPSSPINKLGTVDITNSGKITLDGENSLGIYAKNNSLDAAGTNMDYTRIGNSYTQTTNKGEITMSGKNAIGMITEGGLLTNDTAGKITISGQEGVAMYGTYGAINPAVVTAQGLTTDRLSAALINKGTLELADTTGAAPIIGMFTNDADTEIETSGTLNIGKKSYGIYGVSNSVVMSGGTINVGEDGVGIFATGSSDKKLTSGSDVILQSGTINVGDNQAVGVFIADDAINPLKTTVINTGTNMTVGTNAFGYVVDSTTGTDLLLGSATNKLTASLGPDSVYAYSNDKNGYVYSNTDITTAGGKSYGLYTAGKTENYGNIDLTGGNGNVGIYSTGANSDGTGAINHGTILVGGTDRIAKEYGIGMATGYYDENTKAVSNEGVIENRGTINVASDNSIGMYAAGSGSKAINYDVINISGKNATGMYIDRGAEGINYGTIKSTGTASGIKGVATVNGGYIKNYGTILITSPGGIGIYQDADSALAAQNEPRATGVNPLILANQTGTVHGTRADVYSATSTEEKYIISPKGNLLIQNPPREPRLTINGREVALTGIDTNIASPSPAFVTAGSTILDLSLPQYLNLVSKAEVNEIGMYVDTSGVNYTNPIQGLDNLIGLEDINLIIGTEAAKYTNTKAIEIGENILHPYNEAISSLTSSGTTLNINSAGLTWLAQPVKGTTRPIETLYMVKIPYTFFTSEKDENTYNFLDGLEQRYGVEALGSRERLIFDKLNDLGKGETQIFTQSVDEMKGHQYANLQQRINATGNTLDKEFRYLRDEWRNPSKQNNKIKVFGARDEYSTDTVGIINYRSNAYGVAYVHEDEKVKMGNSIGWYAGAVTNRFKFKDIGKSREEQTILKIGAFKTMSPKKDHNGALQWTVSGDVFAGVNSMKRRFWVVDDTFEAKSSYNSYGAALKNEIGYDIRMSEKTHLRPYGYVKMEYGKFNNIKEKSGQMRLQVKGNDYFSVKPEVGMEFKYVQPMAVRTNLSVGLTAAYENEIGKLQERNQARVGHTTAGWYNLEKEKEDRRGNGKFDLNIGVDNTRFGVTVNAGYDTKGNNVRGGIGFRAIY from the coding sequence ATGACAAATAATCTTAAAACTTTACAAAAAGATTTACGTGCATTTGCAAAAAAAACGAAAAATTTTAAATATACAGATTCTGCATTTATCAAGTTTTTAATAACAGGAATGGTATCAGTTGCAAGCAATGTGTTTTCAGCAGCACCAGATAAAAGCGTGAAAGATCACAAATTAGAGATTTCATCTTCAATAAAGAATTTGCATCAAAAAGTTAAGGATACAAAACAGAAAAACAGCAAATTAATAAAAAACTTAAATCTTGAACTGATTCAATTAATGGAGCAGGGAGACCACGTGACAAAGTCACCTTGGAGCAGCTGGCAGTACGGAGCAAACTATTTTTACAGCGGCTGGCACACAAACTTTAAAGGAAAAGGGAACAAAACTGGCGATGTTATCTATCAAAGAGACAAAACTTTAAGAAAATATTTAGCAAAACCAGTAAGCGAAGGCAGTTCAAATGCAACTACGTTAGGATTTGTCTATGAGCCAAATGCGGCAATTCCAATAAACGCCGCAATTACACCAAAATCAATAACAAAAACTAATCCAAATATTCAAAAGCTTGTGACAATTGCCAGCCTTCCTTCGTTTGAGCCAAGAGTTGTGCAGGAGCCTTCCTCTCCAATCATAAACGTACCTAACCCAAGTCAGCCTGCACCATTTAACGTGGTAGCCGTATCTAACGGAAATGACTTTGACAGCGCCTATGACGATGCTCTTCAGAATCAAGGAAACGATGACGGAGTCATAGAAGGGGGAGTCGCGATAACAGCGGGGAATTTTAATGTAGAAAGAATTGGAAGAACGTTCAGATATAACTATTCAGGATATTCAGGAAGAGCAGACAACGGATCTTTGGCTTACAGGGATATATCAGGTTCCAGAGTTTATCTCCCAGCGACAATAGGGACCTGGTCAAATTTAAGCAGACCGTCAACGACAACGATTGACAGAAATGGATTTTTAAAAATGGCTGGATACAGAAAAAAGGGAGATGCTACAATGTTATCTGATGCCACTTTTGTGTATTCAAGACGGGAAGAAAACAGTTCTACTAATTTGGGAGAATTTGCACACTTAGATTTGCACGGCGCTCAGAACATAACGGACCAGACTGCCTGGATTACCGCCTCTTCCAGCGCGAGCCTTGCAGCCTATAATGATGCAATATCCTATTTAAATTCCGCAAACCCAAACGTAACGGCGGCATCTGATTCACAGACATATATAAACGCTGGAAAAATAACTATGAAAGGGGGAAATATATCATTAACAAACAGCTATAACCATAATACCGAAGGAAATAAAAGGGCTATAGTGATAAATACTGGCGATGTTGCTATCGAACCGTTAGAAGATAATGGAATCTTTGGAAAATATAATGCCATATTTGTTGTTTCAAATGATAACTGGACTCCAAATCAGCAGACTTTATATAATTCTGGACAAATAGACATCTGGACTCCAAATTCAACTTTTGCCTTAATTGACCCTAACATTACAACAACTGCCGTATCGTCATTATCTTTGGCTTCAGGTCTAAAACGTCCTGTTGACATTGTAAACAGGTCAAGCTCGGTTAGCGTACATGGTGAAAATTCAACTGGCATCTACTTAAAAAGAAATGTTGATGCCTATCTTGACTTTACTGATGGAACAGATATGGCAACTGTTGGAAACGGATGGAATCCTGTAGTTATCTATGGAGATAAGAGTACAGGGCTATTTGTTAATACTTCCGGAACAACTGTAAAAGGATATTTTGCCGCCGATATTGGGAGCGCTGGGCAAGGAAACAAGGCTTTTAACGGTACAGGAGGACTCGCAAATTATGATATAAATAGAACTGACGATGCTAACGCTGGAATAAGCGAAGATTTGTCCAATCCCTCACTAACAGCTGATGATAAAGCCAAAATAGAGGAAAACAATCTTATTACAAAATCCACTGGAATTTACACTGTAGCGCCTATTAATTTAACTAAGCATCAAATAAGAATATATGACAAGACAAAAGGAAATGTCGGAATTTATCCTGATGGAGAAGTAGCCGTTACATTGGGAGCAGGAGACATATTATTAGAAGGCGGTACAAACAACACTGGAATTGCAGTTAAAGTAAAAGGTTCCTCGGTAACTTCAGATGGCACGGTAACCCTTTCTAAAGGTAACGCAAATATGGCTATTTACACCGACGGATTATCTGACAGCGGTAAAACTACACAAGTAACCGTAAAAAATGTAGACACTTCAAATCAAACTGAGAACTCAGTGGGAGTTTATGCCAAAGATGCTTCAGCTGTCGATGTAAAAGAAAAATTTGTCATAAATTCAAAAGTTACCAGCACAAAAGAAACGGCTATTGCGTCAAAAGCTGGCGGAGGATTAGATAAAAGCACAGAAAATGCTGGAGGTGTCTATGCTGCTGGTGCAGATACTAAAGTGAGCCTTGCTTCTGATATTGCAGCAGTCAGTCCGGCTCCAGCTTCAGAATTAGTTAATATAAAAATTACCGGTGCTGAAATAGTGGATTCTAAAGGAGCAGGAACAGGCGAGTATGCAGGATTTGGGTTATTTGCAGAAAACGGGGCAAAAATTACTACAGCAGGAACTTCGCTTGCAACAGACGGACCAAAAATAGAAGTGGAAGGCGGTTCAGTCGCTCTCGCTTCAGTAGGAGCAAATTCAGAAGTGGTAGTCGACAAAGGAACTGTTACTTATGATGGAAAAGGTTATGCCCTTTATTCAAAAAATAATGGAAAAGTTCATTTAACTGACGGAAAGCTTGTGTTAAAAGGAGAAGCAACTGGATTTTCAGTGGATGCCTCAGTTCCTGCATCAGCACAGCCAATAAAACTGACTGGCTCAAAAGTTGACATGCAGTCAGACAACGCAATACTAATGAGCATAAAAAATGCAACTAATTTAAGTACAACAGGAATCGCGGCAACGCTGCTAGGGTATTCTGGACTTAATCCATCGGATGTTTCAACTAGCACTGGAAACAATTATTATAAACTTGCAGTTTTAGATGGAGCAAAAATTAATATTGATGGAACTGGAATTGATAAGTCTGATTCGACTGCAGGCTCAGACAGTGAAGTATTTACAAGAAGGCTGCTTATTCAAAATTCAATTTTAAATGTAGATTCAAAAGTTTTGGCTCAATTAAACACAACACAAATTACAGATATTGACAGTAATTTAGCAATTCCAGTCGGATTAGCCGTGAGTGCCAGCGGAAACTCCCAAAACAGAAGCACAACTGGAGTAAATGTTGCAAATGGCGCTACAATCACTGTAGACAGAACAGATAGTGGAAATGGTGGAGTAGGTGCGTATGTAAACTACGGAACCATCTCTAATGACGGAAAAATTGAAGTTGAAAAGACAACTCCAAATGATTTTGCAGTAGGACTTTATGCTACAAATGGAACACAAGTGGATAATAAATCTAATGGAACTATTGAAGTTGGTGGTAAAGACAGTATTGGTATTCTTGGACTTTCATATAGAATAGACAGTAAAGGCAATGTTGTGTATGAAAAATTTGGAACTACTGGTCCATCTTCGCCTATAAACAAATTAGGAACAGTAGATATTACAAATAGTGGTAAAATCACTCTTGATGGAGAAAATTCTTTAGGAATTTATGCTAAAAATAACAGTTTAGATGCTGCTGGAACAAATATGGACTACACAAGAATAGGAAATAGCTATACTCAAACTACGAATAAAGGTGAAATTACAATGTCAGGCAAGAACGCTATTGGTATGATTACTGAAGGTGGATTACTTACAAACGATACAGCAGGTAAGATTACAATAAGTGGACAAGAAGGCGTTGCAATGTATGGAACTTATGGTGCAATTAATCCTGCTGTTGTAACAGCACAAGGGCTAACAACTGATAGATTAAGTGCAGCTCTTATAAATAAAGGAACACTTGAACTTGCAGATACAACAGGAGCTGCGCCAATAATCGGTATGTTTACAAATGATGCTGATACAGAAATAGAAACATCAGGAACATTAAATATTGGCAAGAAATCTTATGGTATTTATGGAGTTTCAAATAGTGTAGTTATGTCAGGTGGAACAATTAATGTTGGAGAAGACGGAGTAGGTATCTTTGCAACAGGTTCATCTGATAAAAAATTAACATCAGGTTCAGATGTAATATTACAAAGTGGAACAATTAATGTCGGAGATAATCAAGCAGTAGGAGTATTTATTGCAGATGATGCTATAAATCCTTTAAAAACGACAGTTATAAATACAGGAACTAACATGACTGTTGGAACTAATGCATTTGGTTATGTTGTGGATTCTACAACAGGAACTGATTTATTGCTTGGTTCAGCGACAAATAAATTAACAGCTTCACTTGGACCAGATTCAGTTTATGCTTATTCAAACGATAAAAATGGATATGTCTACAGTAATACTGACATCACAACTGCCGGAGGAAAATCGTACGGACTTTACACTGCGGGAAAAACTGAAAATTACGGAAATATTGATTTGACTGGCGGAAATGGGAATGTTGGTATTTATTCAACAGGAGCAAATTCAGATGGAACAGGTGCGATTAACCACGGAACAATATTAGTTGGCGGAACTGACCGAATTGCCAAGGAATATGGTATCGGTATGGCGACAGGATATTATGATGAAAATACCAAGGCTGTTTCAAATGAAGGTGTTATCGAAAATAGAGGAACTATTAATGTAGCATCTGACAATTCAATCGGAATGTACGCCGCAGGAAGCGGTTCAAAAGCCATAAACTATGATGTAATTAACATTTCTGGTAAAAATGCTACTGGTATGTACATTGATCGTGGAGCTGAAGGTATTAACTACGGAACTATCAAATCTACGGGAACTGCCTCAGGAATTAAAGGGGTTGCAACAGTAAATGGCGGATATATTAAAAACTATGGAACAATTTTGATTACTTCTCCAGGAGGTATAGGAATATATCAGGATGCCGACTCGGCGCTGGCTGCCCAAAATGAGCCAAGAGCGACAGGAGTCAATCCGCTGATATTGGCTAATCAGACAGGAACAGTCCATGGAACAAGAGCTGATGTATATTCTGCAACTTCCACAGAAGAAAAATACATAATATCGCCAAAAGGGAACCTGCTTATTCAAAATCCTCCAAGAGAGCCTAGATTGACAATCAACGGAAGAGAAGTTGCGCTTACAGGAATAGATACAAATATTGCAAGTCCATCACCAGCATTTGTAACTGCTGGATCAACAATTCTGGATCTTTCATTGCCGCAATATTTAAATCTAGTTTCAAAGGCAGAAGTAAATGAAATCGGAATGTATGTGGATACTTCCGGAGTAAACTACACAAATCCTATTCAAGGATTAGATAATCTGATTGGACTTGAGGATATAAACCTTATTATTGGTACGGAAGCGGCAAAATACACTAACACAAAAGCAATTGAAATTGGTGAAAATATTTTACATCCTTACAATGAAGCTATTTCTTCGTTAACTTCATCAGGAACAACGTTAAATATTAATTCTGCCGGACTGACTTGGCTTGCGCAGCCTGTAAAGGGGACAACAAGACCAATCGAAACTTTGTATATGGTAAAAATTCCTTATACTTTCTTTACGAGCGAAAAAGATGAAAATACATATAATTTCCTTGATGGTCTGGAGCAGAGATACGGTGTTGAGGCTCTTGGTTCGAGAGAAAGACTGATTTTTGACAAGCTTAACGATCTTGGTAAGGGGGAAACTCAGATTTTTACACAGTCTGTGGATGAAATGAAGGGGCATCAGTATGCAAATCTTCAGCAAAGAATTAACGCAACTGGAAATACTTTGGATAAAGAGTTCAGATATCTAAGGGATGAGTGGAGAAACCCTTCTAAGCAGAACAACAAGATAAAAGTGTTTGGTGCAAGAGATGAATATAGCACAGACACAGTTGGAATAATTAACTATAGAAGCAATGCTTATGGTGTAGCCTATGTTCATGAAGATGAAAAAGTTAAAATGGGCAACTCAATCGGATGGTACGCAGGAGCCGTAACAAACAGATTCAAATTTAAAGATATTGGTAAATCAAGAGAAGAGCAGACAATACTTAAAATAGGAGCATTTAAAACAATGTCGCCCAAAAAGGATCATAACGGAGCATTGCAATGGACAGTTTCAGGAGATGTATTTGCTGGAGTCAATAGCATGAAACGTAGATTTTGGGTAGTAGACGATACTTTTGAAGCGAAATCTTCTTACAATTCTTACGGAGCTGCCCTTAAAAATGAGATTGGCTACGATATAAGAATGAGCGAAAAAACACATTTACGTCCATACGGATATGTAAAAATGGAATATGGTAAATTTAATAATATAAAAGAGAAATCAGGACAAATGAGACTGCAAGTAAAAGGAAACGACTACTTCTCAGTCAAGCCTGAAGTTGGAATGGAGTTCAAATATGTCCAGCCAATGGCGGTAAGAACAAATTTATCAGTAGGGCTGACAGCGGCTTACGAAAACGAAATTGGAAAACTTCAGGAAAGAAATCAGGCGAGAGTAGGACATACAACTGCTGGATGGTATAACTTGGAGAAAGAAAAGGAAGATAGACGCGGAAACGGCAAGTTTGACCTAAACATTGGAGTTGATAACACAAGATTTGGAGTTACTGTAAATGCCGGATATGACACAAAAGGCAACAATGTAAGAGGTGGAATAGGATTTAGGGCTATTTACTAA